From one Rhodamnia argentea isolate NSW1041297 chromosome 1, ASM2092103v1, whole genome shotgun sequence genomic stretch:
- the LOC115754581 gene encoding WRKY transcription factor 23, translated as MKERAMMENVDKSASLMFSDHGLSDFVISEAEKNTMASSLGFMELLGFHQDSSPSLLDVLLQPPASNAMDSSSEVVNPPATPNSSSISSASNDGLNNNDDEQQVKATVDDEGVEKQEQEEDQKTKKRLKAKKTNEKRQRQPRVAFMTKSEVDHLEDGYRWRKYGQKAVKNSPFPRSYYRCTTASCNVKKRVERSVSDPSIVVTTYEGQHNHLSPVMPRSILSGVVPPPPAGAAAAFSAPAMPGPSSTQHHAHRYQQHSYANNWSMSSNSAVVPSSGSINAAVFLNKMRFCGPGPSHFLADHGLLQDMVPSHVLKEEE; from the exons ATGAAAGAGCGAGCGATGATGGAGAACGTCGACAAGTCCGCATCATTGATGTTCTCCGATCACGGCTTGTCCGATTTCGTCATCTCCGAGGCCGAGAAGAACACGATGGCGAGCTCGCTGGGCTTCATGGAGCTTCTGGGGTTCCACCAAGACTCGAGCCCTTCGCTGCTCGACGTGCTGCTCCAGCCCCCGGCGAGTAATGCAATGGACTCGTCGTCGGAGGTCGTGAACCCGCCGGCGACGCCCAACTCCTCCTCGATATCCTCCGCGTCCAACGACGGGCTGAACAACAACGACGACGAGCAGCAGGTCAAAGCCACGGTTGACGATGAGGGAGTAGAGaaacaagagcaagaagagGACCAGAAGACTAAGAAGCG GTTGAAGGCGAAGAAGACGAACGAGAAGAGACAGAGGCAACCCAGAGTCGCGTTCATGACGAAAAGCGAGGTTGATCATCTGGAAGATGGCTACCGATGGCGAAAGTACGGCCAAAAAGCTGTCAAGAACAGCCCCTTTCCTAG GAGTTACTATCGTTGCACTACTGCCTCATGCAATGTGAAGAAGCGAGTCGAGCGGTCGGTGAGCGACCCCAGCATCGTGGTGACCACCTACGAGGGCCAGCACAACCATCTGAGCCCGGTCATGCCCCGGTCGATCCTTTCCGGAGTAGTCCCCCCTCCTCCCGCTGGAGCCGCTGCCGCCTTCTCCGCTCCTGCTATGCCTGGACCAAGTTCAACCCAACATCATGCTCATCGCTATCAACAACACTCCTATGCCAACAACTGGTCAATGAGCAGCAACAGTGCGGTGGTTCCAAGCTCAGGGTCAATAAATGCAGCTGTATTCTTGAACAAGATGCGTTTCTGCGGTCCGGGCCCGTCTCATTTTCTTGCGGACCACGGGCTTCTTCAGGACATGGTCCCTTCTCATGTCCTCAAGGAGGAAGAGTAG
- the LOC115754575 gene encoding stachyose synthase-like produces the protein MAPPNDPAKPLANVLRAKAQQNHFDLSEGKLSVNGVNILSEVPSNVSLTHFSSTRRSSDAPLPLLLRVDSTASRGCFLGFAHDEPSDRLVNSLGKFSDREFLSIFRFKTWWSTMWVGSSGSDLQMETQWVLLNVPEASSYVVIVPIVEGAFRSALHPGRGGHVTICAESGSTRATASSFEAIAYVHVSDNPYNVMKEAYGAIRVHLNTFKLLEEKTVPPLVDKFGWCTWDAFYLTVNPTGVWHGVREFAEGGVSPRFLIIDDGWQSINHDGQDPNEDAKNLVLGGTQMTARLHRLDECEKFRKYRAGTMLGPGAPSFDPKKPKMLIAKAIEVEHAEKDRDKAVQSGVKDLAELELKIEKLKRELDQLFGGEESGEDYGAGGCRKCAGKSENYGFKAFTTDLREKFKGLDDIYVWHALCGAWGGVRPGSTHLKSKVVPTKLSPGLDGTMTDLAVVKIVEGGIGLVDPSQAGDFYDSMHSYLASVGITGVKVDVIHTLEYVSEEYGGRVELAKAYYKGISDSLAKNFKGSGLISSMQQCNDFFFLGTRQISIGRVGDDFWFQDPNGDPMGVYWLQGVHMIHCAYNSMWMGQIIQPDWDMFQSDHLCAKFHAGSRAICGGPVYVSDSVGGHDFRLIKQLVFPDGTIPKCQHFALPTRDCLFRNPLFDSETILKIWNFNKYGGVIGAFNCQGAGWDPKEQRIRGHSECYKPMSGSVQTTDIEWDQTKGSTQMGTAPEFAVYLGQADELILTTPRSGPISITIQPSCFEIFSFVPIMHLGPNSTKFAPIGLTSMFNCGGTIQDLEYHDFGANVKVKGGGVFLAYSSGAPKKCTVNGVGAVFGWSSEDGKLTVDLPWVEELGGVSTVDLVF, from the exons ATGGCACCACCAAACGACCCAGCCAAGCCGCTCGCCAATGTCCTTCGGGCCAAAGCCCAGCAGAATCACTTCGACCTCTCCGAGGGCAAGCTCTCAGTCAACGGAGTCAACATCCTCAGCGAAGTCCCCAGCAACGTCTCGCTGACCCACTTCTCCTCCACTCGCCGCTCCTCCGACGCGCCCCTCCCCCTGCTCCTGCGCGTGGACTCCACCGCCAGCCGCGGCTGCTTCCTCGGGTTCGCCCACGACGAGCCCTCCGATCGGCTCGTGAACTCCCTCGGCAAGTTCTCCGACCGGGAGTTCCTCAGCATCTTCCGGTTCAAGACGTGGTGGTCGACCATGTGGGTCGGGTCGTCCGGGTCGGACCTCCAGATGGAGACCCAGTGGGTCCTCCTCAACGTCCCGGAGGCCTCGTCCTACGTGGTGATCGTCCCGATCGTCGAGGGGGCCTTCCGGTCGGCCCTCCACCCGGGGCGGGGCGGGCACGTCACGATTTGCGCGGAGAGCGGGTCCACACGGGCGACCGCCTCGTCCTTCGAGGCGATCGCGTACGTCCACGTGTCCGACAACCCGTACAACGTGATGAAGGAGGCCTACGGCGCCATCAGGGTGCACCTCAACACCTTCAAGCTGTTGGAGGAGAAGACCGTCCCACCGCTCGTGGACAAATTCGGGTGGTGCACGTGGGACGCCTTCTACCTCACCGTGAACCCGACCGGGGTCTGGCACGGGGTCCGGGAATTCGCCGAAGGAGGCGTGTCCCCGAGGTTCCTCATAATCGACGATGGCTGGCAAAGCATTAACCACGACGGGCAGGACCCGAACGAGGACGCCAAGAACTTGGTCCTCGGCGGGACCCAGATGACCGCCAGGCTCCACAGGCTGGACGAGTGCGAGAAGTTCAGGAAGTACCGGGCCGGGACAATGCTCGGCCCCGGCGCGCCCTCCTTCGACCCGAAGAAGCCCAAGATGCTGATCGCCAAGGCCATTGAGGTCGAGCACGCGGAGAAGGACCGGGACAAGGCAGTCCAGTCCGGGGTCAAGGATCTGGCCGAGCTCGAGTTGAAGATCGAGAAGCTCAAGAGAGAGCTTGATCAGTTGTTCGGAGGGGAGGAAAGCGGAGAGGATTACGGCGCCGGAGGGTGCAGGAAATGTGCCGGCAAGAGTGAGAATTACGGGTTCAAGGCCTTCACTACGGACTTGAGGGAAAAGTTCAAGGGCCTGGACGACATATATGTTTGGCACGCGCTATGTGGTGCCTGGGGCGGGGTTCGACCAGGGTCCACCCATCTGAAGTCCAAGGTCGTCCCCACCAAGCTCTCCCCGGGGCTCGACGGGACCATGACCGACCTAGCCGTGGTGAAGATCGTCGAGGGCGGGATTGGGCTCGTCGACCCAAGCCAAGCAGGAGATTTCTACGACTCCATGCACTCCTACCTTGCTAGTGTCGGCATCACTGGAGTCAAGGTGGACGTCATCCAT ACTCTCGAGTACGTTAGCGAGGAATATGGAGGCAGGGTAGAGCTCGCAAAGGCCTATTACAAGGGCATCAGCGATTCGCTCGCCAAGAACTTCAAGGGAAGCGGGCTCATCTCCAGTATGCAACAATGCAACGACTTCTTCTTCCTGGGCACTCGACAGATCTCCATCGGAAGAGTAG GAGACGATTTCTGGTTCCAGGACCCGAACGGCGACCCGATGGGAGTGTACTGGCTGCAGGGCGTGCACATGATCCACTGCGCCTACAACAGCATGTGGATGGGCCAGATCATCCAGCCCGACTGGGACATGTTCCAGTCGGACCACCTGTGCGCCAAGTTCCACGCGGGGTCGCGGGCTATCTGCGGCGGGCCGGTCTACGTGAGTGACTCAGTGGGCGGCCACGACTTCAGGCTCATCAAGCAGCTCGTGTTCCCGGACGGGACCATCCCGAAGTGCCAGCACTTTGCCCTGCCCACCAGGGACTGCCTCTTCAGGAACCCCCTCTTCGACAGCGAGACCatcttgaagatttggaacttCAATAAG TATGGTGGTGTGATCGGGGCATTCAATTGCCAAGGCGCCGGTTGGGACCCCAAGGAGCAGAGGATCAGGGGCCACTCCGAGTGCTACAAGCCGATGTCTGGATCGGTCCAGACCACGGACATCGAATGGGACCAGACCAAGGGCTCGACCCAAATGGGCACGGCCCCTGAATTCGCGGTCTATCTCGGCCAAGCCGATGAGCTCATCCTGACCACCCCGAGGTCCGGCCCGATCAGCATCACCATCCAGCCATCTTGCTTCGAGATCTTCAGCTTCGTGCCCATCATGCACCTCGGACCTAATAGCACCAAATTCGCGCCCATTGGGCTCACCAGCATGTTCAATTGTGGAGGCACGATTCAAGATTTAGAGTACCATGATTTCGGGGCTAATGTCAAGGTTAAGGGTGGGGGTGTGTTCCTGGCGTACTCGAGCGGGGCTCCCAAGAAGTGCACGGTGAACGGCGTTGGGGCCGTGTTCGGATGGTCATCGGAGGACGGCAAGCTTACTGTGGATCTCCCTTGGGTTGAGGAACTGGGAGGCGTCTCGACCGTGGACCTCGTCTTCTAA